A single region of the Streptomyces sp. NBC_00425 genome encodes:
- a CDS encoding SGNH/GDSL hydrolase family protein, whose translation MTAKHHGYALLAAIVALVVGVSAVIYLGVASGDGAGAGSGRRSAGDTVAAGPAPGNAAPVSTGVWVGSWAAAPAGGEPGTEAHGMAGRTVRNVVHTGVGGTSARITLSNLYGSLPLTVTHATLAVAAADDSAAADPATLRRLTFGGAATVVVPAGGQAVSDAVAVVVPHDADILVSTYSPTSAGPVTYHPRARQTSYVADGESTEDVTGASFTATSVYWRYLTALDVLSNEADGTLVAFGDSITDGVTSTAGENRRWPDVLAGRLRTALAAGGSVDGDTPRYGVVNQGISGNRVLVDDPLRGAGGIHRFDRDVLDRPNVKAVVVDLGINDILRDPNPSGPQAIVAGLRTLVDRAHARGVRVVGATLTPFRGHRGYTDARERVRQQVNAAIRTGGLFDEVVDFDKALRDPYDPRSLRSEYDSGDHLHPSDRGYRTMARTVDLSELAGPAAPARL comes from the coding sequence ATGACCGCCAAGCATCATGGTTATGCCCTGCTGGCGGCGATCGTCGCCCTCGTCGTGGGCGTGTCCGCCGTCATATACCTCGGCGTCGCCTCCGGGGACGGCGCGGGCGCCGGCTCCGGGCGCCGCTCCGCCGGGGACACGGTCGCCGCCGGCCCCGCCCCGGGCAACGCGGCTCCCGTCTCGACCGGCGTGTGGGTCGGGTCCTGGGCCGCCGCACCGGCCGGCGGGGAACCGGGCACCGAGGCCCACGGCATGGCCGGCCGCACCGTCCGCAACGTCGTCCACACCGGTGTCGGCGGCACCAGCGCCCGGATCACGCTCTCCAACCTCTACGGCAGCCTGCCGCTGACCGTCACCCACGCCACGCTCGCCGTCGCCGCAGCCGACGACAGCGCGGCCGCGGACCCCGCCACCCTGCGCCGGCTCACCTTCGGCGGAGCCGCCACCGTCGTCGTCCCGGCCGGCGGGCAGGCCGTCAGCGACGCCGTCGCCGTCGTCGTCCCGCACGACGCCGACATCCTCGTCAGCACCTACTCCCCGACCTCCGCCGGCCCGGTGACCTACCACCCGCGCGCCCGGCAGACGAGCTACGTCGCCGACGGCGAGTCCACCGAGGACGTCACCGGCGCCTCCTTCACCGCGACCAGCGTGTACTGGCGCTACCTGACCGCGCTGGACGTGCTCAGCAACGAGGCCGACGGCACCCTCGTCGCCTTCGGCGACTCCATCACCGACGGAGTCACCTCCACCGCCGGCGAGAACCGCCGCTGGCCCGACGTCCTCGCCGGCCGACTGCGCACGGCGCTCGCCGCCGGCGGATCCGTCGACGGGGACACGCCCCGCTACGGCGTCGTCAACCAGGGCATCAGCGGCAACCGGGTCCTCGTCGACGACCCGCTGCGCGGCGCCGGCGGCATCCACCGCTTCGACCGGGACGTCCTCGACCGGCCCAACGTGAAGGCCGTCGTCGTCGACCTCGGCATCAACGACATCCTGCGCGACCCGAACCCGTCCGGCCCACAGGCGATCGTGGCCGGCCTGCGCACCCTCGTCGACCGTGCCCACGCCCGCGGCGTCCGGGTCGTCGGCGCCACCCTCACGCCGTTCCGCGGCCACCGCGGCTACACCGACGCCCGCGAGCGCGTCCGGCAGCAGGTCAACGCGGCGATCCGCACGGGCGGCCTGTTCGACGAGGTCGTCGACTTCGACAAGGCGCTGCGCGACCCCTACGACCCGCGCAGCCTGCGCTCCGAGTACGACTCCGGGGACCATCTGCACCCCAGCGACCGCGGCTACCGGACGATGGCGCGGACCGTCGACCTGAGCGAACTCGCCGGCCCGGCCGCCCCCGCACGGCTCTGA
- a CDS encoding DUF445 domain-containing protein: MHGRTERVERMDRTEEPAGAGTARAGAARAMTVFSAADEEKRRGVRRMKLTAAGLLLFVAVVYVLAEWAAHRGAGAWASYVAAAAEAGMVGALADWFAVTALFRHPLGLPIPHTAIIPNKKDQLGVSLGEFVGENFLSEDVVRQRLRSVGIGTRLGAWLAEPEHADRVTAELATALRGALTVLRDADVQAVVGEAITRRADAQEIAPGIGKLLERIVGDGGHRRAVDLVVSRAHDWLELHADSVMDAVQGGAPGWTPRFVDKRIGERVYKELLRFCAEMRDMPSHPARGALDRFLRDFAVDLQSDTDTRARVERLKGEVLGRGEVQDLIASVWTAVRSMIVAAAEDERSELRLRVRASLLSLGARMATEPKVQEKVDSWVEGAAVHVVTTYRKEITSLITDTVAGWDAEHTTRKIEANIGRDLQFIRINGTVVGSLAGLLIYTVARSLGA; encoded by the coding sequence GTGCACGGCCGAACGGAACGGGTGGAGCGGATGGATCGTACGGAGGAACCGGCGGGCGCCGGGACGGCCCGTGCCGGGGCGGCGCGCGCGATGACCGTGTTCAGCGCCGCCGACGAGGAGAAGCGGCGCGGGGTGCGCCGGATGAAGCTCACCGCGGCGGGGCTGCTGCTGTTCGTGGCCGTGGTGTACGTCCTCGCCGAGTGGGCCGCGCACCGGGGGGCGGGCGCGTGGGCGTCCTATGTGGCGGCGGCCGCGGAGGCGGGCATGGTCGGTGCGCTCGCCGACTGGTTCGCGGTGACGGCGCTGTTCCGTCACCCGCTCGGCCTGCCCATCCCGCACACGGCGATCATCCCGAACAAGAAGGACCAGCTGGGTGTCTCGCTGGGTGAGTTCGTCGGGGAGAACTTCCTCTCCGAGGACGTGGTGCGGCAGCGGCTGCGGTCGGTGGGCATCGGCACCCGGCTGGGCGCCTGGCTGGCCGAGCCGGAGCACGCCGACCGGGTGACGGCGGAGCTGGCGACGGCCCTGCGCGGCGCGCTGACGGTGCTGCGCGACGCGGACGTCCAGGCGGTGGTCGGCGAGGCGATCACCCGGCGCGCCGACGCGCAGGAGATCGCGCCGGGCATCGGGAAGCTGCTGGAGCGGATCGTCGGGGACGGCGGTCACCGGCGGGCCGTGGATCTGGTGGTGTCCAGGGCGCACGACTGGCTGGAGCTGCACGCCGACTCGGTGATGGACGCGGTGCAGGGCGGTGCGCCCGGCTGGACGCCCCGGTTCGTCGACAAGCGGATCGGTGAACGCGTCTACAAGGAGCTGCTGCGGTTCTGCGCGGAGATGCGGGACATGCCCTCCCACCCGGCTCGGGGCGCCCTCGACCGCTTCCTCCGGGACTTCGCCGTCGATCTGCAGTCCGACACGGACACGCGCGCGCGGGTGGAGCGACTCAAGGGCGAGGTGCTGGGCCGGGGCGAGGTGCAGGACCTGATCGCGTCGGTGTGGACGGCCGTCCGCTCCATGATCGTGGCGGCCGCGGAGGACGAGCGCAGCGAGCTGCGGCTGCGGGTGCGGGCCTCGCTGCTGTCGCTGGGGGCGCGGATGGCCACCGAGCCCAAGGTGCAGGAGAAGGTCGACAGCTGGGTGGAGGGCGCGGCGGTGCATGTCGTGACGACGTACCGCAAGGAGATCACCTCGCTGATCACCGACACCGTGGCGGGCTGGGACGCGGAGCACACGACGCGCAAGATCGAGGCCAACATCGGCCGTGACCTGCAGTTCATCCGGATCAACGGCACGGTGGTGGGTTCGCTGGCCGGGTTGCTGATCTACACCGTGGCGCGCTCGCTGGGGGCGTGA